One window of the Anoplolepis gracilipes chromosome 9, ASM4749672v1, whole genome shotgun sequence genome contains the following:
- the LOC140669536 gene encoding uncharacterized protein has protein sequence MAATSTSAIEGNSPRHHLNLFIMRSLIAILLVAALSMATAAPSGYLGLGAALAGPILGPATLTGPANGPSALAGPVVGPARISGAVDGGAVVTGSVAGPSIVSGSVLGHTAVVAPALGLAAAPALGLPAAYGAVLAGPAVGPAALAGPVAAPALIAGPSGSITAGHAGLGGVIRGFL, from the exons ATGGCAGCCACATCCACCTCAGCCATCGAAGGAAATTCTCCTAGACATCATTTAAACCTCTTCATCATGCGCTCCTTGATCGCGATTCTCCTCGTAGCGGCTCTGTCGATGGCAACTGCGGCACCGTCGGGCTACCTGGGCCTCGGGGCCGCGTTAGCCGGTCCGATTCTAGGCCCCGCGACTCTCACCGGACCGGCTAACGGACCGTCCGCACTAGCTGGACCGGTGGTCGGACCCGCGCGCATCTCCGGAGCTGTCGATGGCGGAGCTGTCGTTACTGGATCAGTTGCTGGACCGTCAATCGTTTCTGGTAGCGTCCTCGGGCATACGGCAGTGGTTGCCCCAGCTCTTGGCTTGGCCGCGGCACCAGCTTTGGGATTGCCTGCAGCTTATG GAGCGGTGCTTGCTGGTCCTGCTGTAGGTCCAGCAGCCCTCGCCGGACCAGTTGCAGCTCCAGCTCTGATAGCTGGTCCATCTGGTAGTATCACCGCTGGACATGCCGGATTAGGAGGTGTCATTCGTGGATTTTTGTAA